Proteins from a genomic interval of Rubinisphaera italica:
- the ccsA gene encoding cytochrome c biogenesis protein CcsA, whose product MYQVHLFCFLASYSAAFVLELSRLWQSKKWLHWMSIVATIAGLTAQTWYLVARSAESQLPPLLASYHDWLLVSAWLLITGYLLYVILNLKKAGSESLGLFILPVALLMVIGSSQLTTHVKSFAEGQQVVRMLHASSLSIGIVGVLIGFLISLMYLIQHRRLKKKHTLHRGFTLPPLSSLAKYNRWMVMLSMPMLTIGLITGFVLIANSDKAENAFSWQDPIVIGFTVIWLAMVVLFGWLLKSHSHSGREIALLNAWAFGFLIVTLLGLQFIVMLTGIPTQHG is encoded by the coding sequence ATGTATCAGGTCCATCTGTTTTGTTTCCTGGCCAGTTATTCGGCAGCATTCGTGCTGGAATTGAGTCGACTGTGGCAGTCAAAAAAATGGCTGCACTGGATGTCAATCGTCGCCACCATTGCCGGGTTGACCGCTCAAACCTGGTATTTAGTCGCCCGTTCTGCGGAATCACAATTGCCACCATTGCTGGCTTCGTATCATGACTGGCTGCTGGTTTCCGCCTGGTTGTTGATCACCGGTTATCTGCTGTATGTCATCCTCAATCTGAAGAAAGCCGGTTCCGAATCTCTGGGTTTATTTATCCTGCCGGTCGCATTACTGATGGTGATTGGCTCCAGTCAATTGACGACTCATGTGAAATCGTTTGCCGAAGGACAACAAGTTGTTCGAATGTTGCATGCGAGTTCACTGTCTATCGGTATTGTTGGCGTATTGATCGGGTTTCTCATCAGCCTGATGTATCTGATCCAGCATCGACGGCTCAAGAAAAAGCATACCCTGCATCGCGGTTTCACTCTCCCTCCATTATCCTCCCTAGCCAAGTACAATCGCTGGATGGTCATGCTCTCCATGCCGATGCTGACTATTGGTCTGATCACCGGATTTGTGCTGATTGCCAACTCTGACAAAGCAGAGAATGCATTTTCCTGGCAGGATCCAATCGTAATCGGATTCACTGTGATCTGGCTAGCAATGGTTGTCCTGTTCGGCTGGTTGTTGAAGTCGCATTCTCATTCCGGACGTGAAATTGCCCTGTTGAATGCCTGGGCCTTCGGCTTTTTGATTGTGACTTTGCTCGGCTTACAGTTTATCGTCATGTTGACCGGAATTCCGACTCAGCACGGCTAA
- a CDS encoding RtcB family protein — MNKRQLEKIGIPDYALREAIQAVQKAVSLRGLRGTPLKQAFKDFLEAPEDFTEDEVFGELALALTDDTNHFVPDPISYRTWGTEIDPASHVQMQQACGLPGAYGAALMPDAHVGYGLPIGGVLAMEGKVVPYAVGVDIACRMKLSILDMPVASLDKNSEHYRNSLENGTRFGVGSKWDTPHDHDVLDRDWTVTRVTRENKDKARNQLGTSGSGNHFVEYGIVTLDVRDEELNLDAGQYVALLSHSGSRGTGASVCNVYSSIAQRKLPQSMKEFGRLAWLEMDSAEGQEYWEAMNLMGEYAAANHAVIHKNVAKLLGARIISGVENHHNFAWKETHGGKEVIVHRKGATPAGAGVLGVIPGSMASPAFIVRGKGNAESLDSASHGAGRRMSRTKAKSMYNFKAVRNDLLKKGVHIISAGSDEVPGVYKDIESVMQEQQDLVETVGRFDPKIVKMCGDGSRAED, encoded by the coding sequence ATGAATAAGCGACAATTAGAGAAAATAGGCATCCCAGATTACGCCCTTCGTGAAGCGATTCAGGCTGTGCAGAAAGCCGTTTCGTTGCGCGGATTGCGGGGAACTCCGCTTAAGCAAGCCTTCAAAGATTTTCTGGAAGCTCCAGAAGATTTTACGGAAGATGAAGTCTTTGGAGAACTGGCCCTGGCATTGACGGATGACACCAATCATTTCGTTCCCGATCCGATTTCTTATCGAACGTGGGGAACCGAAATCGATCCAGCCAGTCATGTGCAGATGCAGCAGGCTTGTGGATTGCCCGGCGCATACGGAGCCGCTTTGATGCCTGATGCGCATGTTGGTTACGGTTTGCCGATCGGCGGAGTGTTGGCGATGGAAGGGAAAGTTGTCCCTTATGCGGTCGGTGTCGATATCGCCTGCCGAATGAAGTTGTCGATTCTTGATATGCCCGTTGCGTCTCTCGATAAGAATTCTGAGCATTATCGAAATTCTCTCGAAAACGGGACTCGATTTGGTGTTGGTTCCAAGTGGGACACGCCTCACGATCATGATGTGCTTGATCGGGACTGGACCGTGACGCGAGTTACCCGTGAAAATAAGGATAAAGCCCGCAATCAACTCGGAACTTCGGGTTCAGGAAATCACTTTGTCGAATACGGAATCGTGACATTGGACGTACGGGATGAAGAGTTGAATCTGGATGCGGGACAGTACGTTGCTCTGTTGAGTCATAGCGGTTCACGCGGGACCGGTGCGTCGGTTTGCAATGTGTATTCGAGTATCGCTCAGCGGAAACTTCCGCAGTCGATGAAAGAATTCGGACGGCTTGCCTGGCTGGAAATGGATTCAGCAGAAGGGCAGGAATACTGGGAAGCGATGAATCTGATGGGAGAATACGCGGCTGCCAATCATGCGGTTATTCATAAGAATGTCGCGAAGTTGCTGGGAGCGCGGATAATTTCCGGTGTCGAGAATCATCATAATTTCGCTTGGAAGGAAACTCATGGCGGCAAAGAAGTGATCGTGCATCGGAAAGGAGCGACACCTGCAGGAGCAGGTGTGCTGGGTGTGATTCCTGGCTCGATGGCATCTCCGGCGTTCATTGTCCGTGGTAAAGGAAATGCTGAAAGTCTTGACTCAGCTTCTCACGGAGCTGGCCGACGGATGTCTCGAACGAAGGCGAAAAGTATGTATAATTTTAAAGCAGTTCGAAATGATTTGCTTAAGAAAGGAGTTCACATCATTTCTGCAGGATCCGACGAAGTTCCCGGCGTTTATAAGGATATTGAAAGCGTGATGCAGGAACAGCAGGATCTTGTGGAAACGGTCGGTCGTTTTGATCCTAAAATCGTCAAAATGTGTGGAGATGGGAGTCGCGCGGAGGATTGA
- a CDS encoding RluA family pseudouridine synthase, translating into MSKRSRRRDPDAENTVAEFPSREEIADLQILCEDAPLIAVSKPAGLLSQGAPRGVFCLPDYVKAYLKYQYDKPGNVYLGVIHRIDRPVTGVVLFSRNSKGAARLSEQFRERQVKKTYLALLESPPPEEEGKLVDLIRKIPDQARAVIEPTESNGAKRAELSYRVLGTHQKYTLVEVTPLTGRMHQIRLQFASRGCPIVGDQLYGATREIDLRPLTSDYTTQIALHAWKLEFQHPVRYDTQVITAPLPSEWPGFAREFLN; encoded by the coding sequence ATGTCCAAACGATCCCGCAGACGAGATCCTGATGCTGAAAATACGGTTGCCGAGTTTCCTTCACGTGAGGAAATTGCTGATCTGCAAATCCTGTGTGAAGACGCACCCCTCATTGCGGTTTCCAAACCCGCAGGCTTACTGAGTCAGGGAGCACCCCGCGGCGTGTTCTGTCTGCCCGATTACGTGAAAGCGTATTTGAAATATCAATACGACAAGCCGGGCAATGTCTATCTGGGTGTCATCCATCGAATTGATCGTCCGGTGACTGGGGTCGTCCTCTTTTCCCGCAACTCCAAAGGAGCGGCTCGGCTCTCCGAACAGTTTCGGGAACGGCAGGTGAAGAAAACTTACCTCGCGTTGCTGGAATCGCCACCTCCTGAAGAAGAAGGTAAGCTGGTCGACTTGATCCGCAAAATTCCCGATCAGGCACGAGCAGTGATTGAACCGACCGAAAGCAACGGAGCCAAGCGAGCCGAGTTATCCTATCGAGTTCTCGGCACCCATCAGAAATACACATTGGTTGAGGTAACGCCGCTCACGGGACGCATGCACCAGATTCGCCTGCAGTTCGCCTCCCGAGGCTGTCCAATCGTCGGTGATCAACTTTATGGAGCCACCCGAGAAATCGACCTGCGCCCACTGACTTCTGATTACACAACTCAAATCGCCCTGCACGCCTGGAAACTCGAGTTCCAGCATCCCGTCCGGTACGACACGCAGGTCATCACTGCACCGCTTCCATCTGAATGGCCAGGGTTTGCCCGGGAATTTTTAAATTGA
- a CDS encoding DUF1559 domain-containing protein, producing the protein MSNQRSHKKIPSGFTLIELLVVITIISILIALLLPAVQQAREASRRASCRNNLHQIAIGMHNYHDSFGSFPSGFVLSSRGYDNSLPPAMIPSDDSNDMAESLQCDVNIPGLAELIHEWACMGKGWGWHALLLRQMDQLTVNVDFESARFSANNIAAGNVTIKPYICPSSAVPESCLPQKMTQYRGNMGYWPESTDPNARPLNNGLFYGNSAVKFKDVTDGTSSTIMLGETQLGLWPDGYSCCARARDDKPNFDTMWRGDQLQAIPAVMLSFGSWHGDAIHFAMADGSTQSVSKLIDTEVYRSLCTRNGRERIDYSF; encoded by the coding sequence ATGTCCAATCAGAGAAGTCATAAAAAGATTCCATCTGGCTTTACCCTTATTGAATTACTCGTCGTGATTACCATTATTTCGATTTTGATTGCCCTTCTGCTCCCAGCGGTTCAGCAGGCACGGGAAGCGTCTCGGCGGGCGAGTTGTCGGAATAATCTGCATCAAATCGCCATCGGAATGCACAATTATCACGATAGCTTCGGATCATTCCCCAGCGGCTTCGTGCTCAGTTCAAGAGGGTATGACAATAGCCTGCCTCCCGCGATGATTCCTTCCGACGATTCCAACGACATGGCTGAGTCACTCCAGTGCGATGTCAATATTCCCGGTCTGGCGGAATTGATCCACGAATGGGCCTGCATGGGCAAAGGCTGGGGCTGGCATGCATTGCTGCTGCGTCAGATGGATCAATTGACTGTCAATGTCGACTTTGAATCCGCTCGTTTTTCTGCGAATAATATTGCCGCAGGGAATGTGACTATCAAGCCCTACATCTGCCCCAGTTCAGCTGTTCCCGAGTCTTGCCTGCCTCAAAAAATGACACAATATCGCGGTAATATGGGATACTGGCCGGAATCGACCGATCCGAACGCTCGACCACTCAACAATGGCCTGTTCTATGGAAACAGTGCCGTGAAGTTTAAAGATGTAACTGATGGGACCAGTTCGACAATCATGCTCGGTGAAACGCAGTTGGGATTATGGCCGGATGGCTACAGTTGCTGTGCTCGCGCCCGTGATGACAAACCCAATTTCGATACGATGTGGCGCGGCGATCAACTTCAAGCTATTCCCGCAGTTATGCTCAGCTTTGGCAGCTGGCACGGCGACGCCATCCACTTCGCCATGGCTGACGGCTCTACCCAAAGCGTCAGCAAATTGATTGATACTGAGGTTTATCGTTCACTCTGCACAAGAAACGGCAGAGAGCGGATTGATTACAGCTTTTAA
- the hemA gene encoding glutamyl-tRNA reductase — translation MNLRVVYCNHETAGLEIRERLAFSSEERLRLAYVNLRARFPQTEIVIVSTCNRVELYFGAEDRGQLPEQESIARFLSEFHEVPLDDFINELRTDTEISAVRHLFLVASSLDSMVLGEAQIVNQIKQSYQRAADYDAVGPITHHLFQAAMKFASQVRTETKLSEGRISIASVAVGEFGKSIFERFSDKTVLVLGAGEMAEETLRYLKEEGVEKIVIANRSLQRGEDLAGRWGGTAIPFAEWESRLSEFDVIVSATGATEPIINKQRFAELRSQPDCQQTLFILDLGAPRDFAPEIARTDDNVFLYDISDLEQTCQQNRKARAREVKKAELMLDEATNQFMHAFYHRATGPVVQQLRETWHAIGKEELDRLYKKMEHVSEDDKQQIEQTISRIVNKLLHPPLENIKHHSREGTPHTLLETVKQLFGLSD, via the coding sequence GTGAATTTACGGGTTGTTTACTGCAATCATGAAACGGCTGGACTGGAGATTCGCGAGCGGCTCGCATTTTCCAGCGAGGAACGTTTGCGTCTGGCCTATGTGAACCTTCGGGCCCGATTTCCTCAAACAGAAATCGTGATCGTCTCCACCTGTAATCGTGTCGAACTTTATTTCGGGGCGGAAGATCGCGGTCAACTGCCCGAACAGGAATCAATTGCACGATTCCTCTCAGAATTCCACGAAGTCCCGCTCGATGATTTCATCAATGAGTTAAGGACCGATACAGAAATTTCAGCCGTCCGACATCTGTTTCTCGTAGCGAGCAGTCTCGACAGTATGGTGCTGGGTGAAGCCCAGATCGTCAATCAGATCAAGCAGTCTTATCAGCGGGCAGCTGATTACGATGCCGTCGGACCGATTACGCATCATCTGTTTCAAGCGGCTATGAAATTCGCTTCGCAAGTCCGCACTGAAACCAAATTGTCTGAAGGGCGCATTTCGATTGCCTCGGTCGCCGTCGGCGAATTCGGCAAAAGTATCTTCGAACGATTCAGCGATAAAACCGTCCTTGTCCTCGGTGCTGGTGAGATGGCTGAAGAAACGCTTCGCTATCTCAAGGAAGAAGGTGTCGAGAAAATTGTGATAGCAAATCGAAGTCTCCAGCGCGGCGAAGATCTGGCCGGCAGATGGGGAGGCACTGCAATTCCGTTCGCGGAATGGGAATCGCGATTATCGGAATTTGATGTGATCGTCAGTGCGACCGGAGCGACCGAGCCGATTATCAACAAACAACGCTTTGCAGAACTGCGTTCGCAACCCGATTGCCAGCAGACGCTCTTCATTCTCGATTTAGGGGCTCCCCGGGATTTTGCTCCGGAAATTGCCCGGACGGACGACAACGTCTTTCTGTACGACATCAGCGACCTTGAACAAACCTGTCAGCAGAATCGCAAAGCCCGGGCACGTGAAGTCAAAAAAGCGGAGCTGATGCTCGATGAAGCCACCAATCAGTTCATGCACGCCTTTTACCATCGTGCAACGGGGCCGGTCGTCCAGCAACTTCGAGAAACCTGGCACGCGATCGGCAAGGAAGAACTCGACCGGCTCTATAAAAAGATGGAGCATGTCTCCGAAGACGATAAACAGCAAATCGAGCAGACCATCAGCCGGATTGTGAATAAACTCCTGCATCCTCCCCTCGAAAACATCAAACATCACTCCCGCGAAGGGACGCCCCACACTCTCCTCGAAACGGTCAAGCAACTTTTCGGTTTGAGCGATTGA
- a CDS encoding 6-pyruvoyl trahydropterin synthase family protein, with product MKRIRFCAGHRLFGHEGKCAFFHGHNYIADIYVKGEETDEVGRLVDFAHLKKAFKGWIDENWDHAFLLNVTDENGIDAIKRVEPSKYFIMPYNPTAENIAKYLLENVAVELMENQPHSVSKVVIWETEDSFAEASVEQSSEFMESYPEVSAFVKSYHG from the coding sequence ATGAAACGCATTCGATTTTGTGCCGGGCATCGCCTGTTCGGTCATGAAGGCAAATGTGCGTTTTTTCATGGACACAATTATATAGCAGACATTTACGTCAAGGGTGAGGAAACCGATGAAGTCGGTCGTCTGGTCGATTTCGCTCATTTGAAAAAAGCCTTTAAAGGCTGGATCGATGAGAATTGGGATCACGCCTTCCTGCTCAATGTCACCGACGAAAACGGGATCGATGCCATCAAGCGGGTCGAGCCGAGCAAATATTTTATTATGCCCTACAATCCGACCGCTGAGAATATTGCGAAGTATCTTTTAGAAAACGTTGCGGTCGAATTGATGGAGAATCAGCCTCACAGCGTCTCCAAAGTAGTCATCTGGGAAACGGAAGATTCCTTCGCAGAAGCCAGTGTTGAACAATCCTCTGAGTTTATGGAAAGTTATCCGGAAGTCTCGGCATTTGTGAAATCGTATCATGGATAA
- a CDS encoding inositol monophosphatase family protein, which yields MADTDSWQLMKTTAESAAREAGGVLLRWRSRFSVSEKSRSNLVTDADLDSQNTIVEILQNAFPDHRLLGEEGLSKQDSNSEYQWIIDPLDGTGNYVHGFPYYCVSIGLEYQGRLILGVIYDPTRDELYSAVEGCGATRNGESLVVSGTQSLAQAMCVASLPVAGDPEHPAFKRFVNVLPHAQTIQRLGSAALNLAYLASGNLDAFWSTTLYPWDIAAGVVIVREAGGLANGLDASALDVHQGVILATSSSQLQSELLPLLNTTPQ from the coding sequence ATGGCTGACACGGATAGTTGGCAATTGATGAAAACGACAGCTGAATCAGCCGCTCGTGAGGCGGGTGGGGTGCTGCTACGTTGGCGAAGCCGGTTTTCCGTCTCCGAAAAAAGCCGATCGAATCTTGTGACCGATGCGGACCTGGATTCGCAGAATACAATCGTTGAAATCCTGCAAAATGCCTTTCCCGATCATCGTTTACTGGGAGAAGAAGGTCTTTCAAAACAGGACAGTAACTCCGAGTATCAGTGGATTATTGATCCCCTGGATGGGACTGGCAATTATGTCCACGGATTTCCCTATTATTGCGTCTCAATCGGACTGGAATATCAGGGACGTCTGATTCTGGGCGTGATTTATGATCCAACTCGGGACGAACTCTATTCTGCTGTTGAAGGTTGTGGAGCCACGCGGAATGGAGAGTCGCTTGTCGTGAGTGGAACCCAATCTCTGGCGCAGGCGATGTGTGTGGCGAGTCTTCCGGTCGCTGGTGACCCGGAACATCCCGCGTTCAAGCGGTTTGTGAACGTCTTACCTCATGCTCAGACTATTCAACGTCTCGGCTCTGCGGCTCTCAATCTAGCCTATCTGGCTAGTGGAAATCTCGATGCCTTCTGGTCGACAACACTTTATCCCTGGGATATTGCAGCGGGTGTGGTCATTGTTCGAGAAGCAGGGGGACTGGCCAATGGGTTAGATGCCTCTGCTTTGGATGTCCATCAAGGAGTGATCCTGGCTACTTCGTCGTCTCAACTGCAGTCTGAATTGTTGCCGCTGCTGAACACGACGCCACAATAA